In Quercus robur chromosome 11, dhQueRobu3.1, whole genome shotgun sequence, the sequence TTGATATTCCCAAAGGAAATATTGAAGATTTAAATCCTTTTCATTTTagctattaaattatcaaaaaatagcAAAGGCCTATAAACTAGACTTCTCTCTATCTCAAGGTGGTGTGATCTATAAGTCATTCATCTAAGTTGtatattttttccttcacttttaagagtgtcaatttttttttttttttttttttttttttgagaaggagtatcaaaaaaattgaatggtACTAAAAATACAACAAGTTTTATTACAAAGTTCTTACCAAAGaattacaaattgatgtggtaAATATATAATTGTCACTTAAACAAATATAACGAACGTttgaatcaatttttatttattggtgacACGTTACTTTGTATGACCTATGTAGTTGTCTTATTCCTCACATCACTCTAATAAATTAGtcatattaaaaagtaaaataaaaaattttaataaaaaactattgatGAATCCTGTGATATCAATGGACTGAAAGTGCTGGGCCTTGATGAATTTGTGACTGAATcctgaaaaaacaaacaaaaaactcaGAGGAGACTGGTGGAAGCCGGTCAAGAACCCTCTGATGGTGAAGTTAGCCTTTTGTCTGACTATGTAAATTGAAAGTCTCAGAAAGACAGAATCCCTTACTCTTTCATTGGCGTGTGTTTATATAGTATGCGGGGAGCGGTTACTTGTTTGGTAACCGTTTCTACTGTTAGGGAATCCAAAAGGTTCGGAGGTAACTTCCGTAACTGACGTAGAAGTTAGATTATTCAAGAAGTCTACATTTCACAACGGTTGGACTTGACTAGCGACGGTACGTTCTTCCACTCGGTGGAGACATGGTGTAGTAGCCTCCCTCGTCCTTAACTTCCGTAACTGACGTAGAAGTTAGATTATTCAAGAAGTCTGCATTTCACAACGGTTGGACTTGACTAGCGACGGTACGTTCTTCCACTCGGTGGAGACATGGTGTAGTAGCCTCCCTCGTCCTTTAAGGACGAGGGGACAGTAGTAAACTCGTCCGTCCTTTACGAATAGACGGACGGTAGAAAGCTCATCTGTCCTTAAGGACAGACGGACGATAGTAAGCTCGTCTGTCCTTAAGGACAGATGGACGAGGAGCTTGGCAACGATTTCCCTTCTTGTCTTTCCTTGGGACGACGCATATGGACGGGAAACGACTTATGAATTTTCATTGCACGTCAActataatataatattgatGGCTCATAAACTACATATTATTGAAgtaatatgtaaatataaaaaaatattattattattgaagtgAATAAGTgatatgtaaaattttaaatatataaagaaatgtttattttaaattattcgGTTAGGCCTAAAATTGCATTCTTTCAAATGGGTTTCACAAAAACTCAGATTATTCCCAACCGGGTTGGCAGGTAAATCCAAAACCGGCCCATTGGTAGAAACCATGGAAAGCCCAAGAAAGACAGCGTAGTGAGgtagcttttctttttcaaagcgcagagagagagagaaatcagaaATGGCAATGGAGGAGAGGGGAAAAGGAAGTGAGAGATGGAGCGGAGCCATAACCAATCTGACAGAGATGGCTTCGAATCTGGAATCACTCCAGAAGCTACTCCTGAAGAAAGCTGTCTTTGTTGACGAAGAGACCTTTGCCAAAGCCTCCCTCAGTTCCGAACAAGCCCGTACCATCAAGGTTCCTCACACTTTGTttgacttcattttttttatattcaatttcatcttattcttcatttttttaacatattctGATCTgggtttttcatttcttgcttgcttttgtttgatttataGCGTTTTCAAAAGATTTACCATCCATAATTGAACTATGTGTAGTTGATTTTTATATTGGAATTCACTAATATAATTCTTCCAGCTATGTTACTTGATAGTCAAGTTGTGAGATTCTATTAATATGACTTTTGATAACTAATATTTTGTTGCATGATATTGAGTTGCTATGAATTGTGTCAGGAAAATAATATATTGCTGTCTGTATTTATCTGTTTAGGTTCTTGAACAAAGGGTAGAGACTTTGGAAAGAGAACTCGATGCTGCCATTACGGCTGCGGCTCGTGCTCGTTCTGAGAAACGACAGGCTGAAGCAGCTCAGAAAGCTGCTGAATTACATGCACAAGAGATTACAAGAGAGCTCGAGAACACCACAAGTATGTCCTATCCTTGGTTTTTCCATTTTCCCTTTAatagatttgttaaaaaaaaattgttttctagCAAAGATGTGGTGGTGactttaaattattaattaattacttaccctaaaaatagaaataggTAAAATGAAGGGAGAATGGATCATATACTCTTCCTTGAGTAAGAGTCATTGAGGCATGTTGATACACAAACTGTTTAGGAGTAATAGTAGTCAGTAATTTATGACTTCCAAATCAAGAGTTATATGGTTGGGTTATATCATTATAGTCACTCTTTGTGTTCCTTTAGTAGGATGCACGGACACTTCATTTGGGGTGCCGAACAAAAATTGCTCGTGTTGCCGTATCATACTAGTACCCGTGTCCGTGTCCTTGTCTGTGTTCGTGCATCCTATTTCCTTTATAACTGAAGCGCCATAAGAACGatctttattatatatagttcATCAGTTTAGTATGCGGCACCATATAGTGGAGGAAAATTATTGATGCATCTTAGTTTCCTATTCATTTAAATAGATATAATTAAGGATGTAAGATGGAAGTACAGCTTTGAGGTTCTATAATGGAAATGGGGTGGCAGAGTGCACTTCTCCTTCCCCCATCCCTGGCTTACCCATATGAATTCCCTCCATTTAAGAATGGGTTGCTACCTTTTAATTTGCGCCATCCATGTTCAAAAACAGTCCAAACTAATTTTCTTGTAGGAGAGGGGCAGAGAATGGTTTCAATTGCCATctttgatccttttttttttttttttttttttttttttttttgagaaaaggagctgtaaaatttaataaatactaGCCTTGTCGGCTAAAGTTACAGCTAAGAGTTGGGggggaacatcctccatccacaccaACTGAGAGCTAACATGTCTAGCATGTCTAGCCAAATGATGAGCGGCAGAATTACCTTGCCTTTTTATGAATAACCTTAATTTATGAATCATGTATGTTAATTCTTGAAATTAAGTAGAAGATATTGTggggatatattatttttcttccatACCATATTGTCCAGCTCTCCTTTTGTGCGGGTCTGAAAGAAGATGCGTACTTACAAAATTGAGTGTATACAATAATACTCCTTTACaaattatccttaaaaaaaatgttacggatctttttttttttttttttttttggtttttggtgtaagagAAAGCAATTTATGGTGTTTGCTTTAAAAGTTGGGTCTGAGAAGATGGACAACTAAAATGAGACAATGAGAGTAGCTAAACATATATTACAGTTCTAGGGTGCTTGAATGATTggagtgtatgtgtgtgtgtgtgtgatctATGTTTCTTTTGAAGCTTCTTGTGAATTCAAATGTTCCTTGATTggttttgaaaagtaaaaacaatGGTGAAAATCAACTTTTTGGCCATTTTAAAGATAGCAAAAGCTGAATACAAAGAGTCTTCTACTTCTCTACTTGCAGATTTCAATAAATCTTCCTGTTTGAGCCACATCTTTTGGCCTGGGCCTCTTCCTTTTAATAATGGGGAATTTGTTTTGGCCCTTTTTTTAGCATCATTGAAAGATTCTTTATCAAATATCTCCCAAATCAGATTTTTActgcattttatttattttattttattttattttttttattttttttgtattttatgtaaatcttgattttgaagcTGGAGGCCATTCCCATCATTAGAGATGCATCTATAATAGCATAATTTATCTTGAAGTGCATTAACATTTCTCATGGTGGTATATCACAACAATAGCACTTTAATTTGATATTGATCCAGGTTGTCGTTTATTTGTAAAATCAATAACGAGGGCATACTGTTTGTGGTTTGTCTCTCTTTGAAATGCCCATAGTGGAAGGACAATCAATGAACTGATTATGTCATACTTTCAGTGTGGTAGTGGTAGGACTGTCAATTGGGCTGAGCTAGGCAGAAACCCACTTGTCTGGCCAGAAAATATTTGAGTGAGATTTATTGGAATTTGATCTAGGATGAGCCCCTTAAAATCTTTCAGGCCTAGAGCTGAGGTTGGGCTCAACTAAGGTCATCATATATTTAGCCACACCAGAAGCAAAACAATgcatctttgatttttgtatgtATTATAACCACAATGCTTCTCAAAGTCAACACAATTGTGGTAGAGTAAATGAGCTGAGCCCAAGCCCTTTAGGATTGAAATATTTTGCGTCCTGTTGGGCTTGTAGGACTAACATCTGGGCTGAGCTAATCCCTTTCCTTCTTTGACCcaaaattattttgcttttttatttttgattggtAACTAACTACACATGCACTTAGTAGATCTTGAACTCATGACTTCAACTTCCATCCCAAttgtgtgtgtaacttaccaataaaaataattttgggcATAAGACCAAGTTTAGACCGAGCTCAAGCTCAACTAAGCTCAATTTATAGTTGTGCTATCCTAAACTAATGATATATGCATTcattttcacctttttttcCCATGATCATGTTGTTGGCGCACCCAAGTCACCCCTCAATCCCTCACTCGTTTTTTCACCTATTTTTTAGACGGTGGAAGAGCCATTTGGATGATCAAAAACAGACTGCGTTGTGTCCAAAAATTTTCTGTAAAGgtttaaatttaattgcttAGATACAAAAATCTAAATGTTTTAACTGATAGCAACAGGTTCATTAATTTAGGCTACCCTGAACATGGGTTAGGCTAGGATAACAAAATGGGTGGAGCTTGAGCCTTGGCATTTGCGCttatttgtaaataattttatttgaatcaAAATGGAGTAACTCCATTGCCACGAGAAATCTAGCtatacttaaaagagttttatacaaatttatttttaaatagctGCTTGGGGCTTATGGTAGCCCTGGCCTCTTATAGGCAAAATAAAGGAGCAAGTACATAACCAACCTTGGAGTTTGATCCCAACTGCAAATTTACTCTAGAAATTTCATTTACATAAATGTTCACCTTATAGTTTCGAGAGCATTATATCAGACCCAGATTTATAAAAGAACCTAgatgagctgcttgtaggaccTCTAGGTGCTAAAAATCCTTAAAGGGAGTGCATGCAGCTCAGGTGGAGGTTTTTTACCAGCTGGAGGGGCTTCATGTACATTTCTTGTAAACTCTCAGTTACTAGAGACTCATGGAGGATTAACATTAAAATGGTCATACAACTATAGTTTTGACATTGATGcagttgaaatttcaaattttttttaagatttcacTTGGAACTTTGGGTTTTCTATCAGTGTAATTACCtccaaaatacaaatttgtccAATGCACTTCATATTTTGCCACAGAGGTATTTGAGCTGCACATGGAAGAGTTGCGTGCAAAGCAGGGTGAAATCTCAAAGCGTGATGAGGAAATTAAAGTCCTCCAAGCTATTGTTCAAACGCTAGGTGGAAAAGTGTCACATTCTGCAAATGGGTAAACACTGCTCTGCTGAGCTGAGCTTGTAAATTCAAGAGATAGGAACAGTTGAATGTCTACACTTTACTAATTGCAATGTTTCCACACAAATTCTCTCTCTGCTCTAATTTGTTATTGGGTTGAATTTACTATTGTAGATGAATGAAAGGATCTTAGCAAATTGGCTGAAAGTGCTCGTGTATTTCTTGTTCATATTGGTCTTTTAATCTTCTATATTTAATGAATGAAATTGCGGTAGGAGATGTGAAATCTGCAGTATCAGGTTTCCAAGAGACAATATTTACAGGACAAGAACTCATGTTGCTTGTTCTTCACAACTTCAGTGAAAGGTATCCTGAGCGTGCGtgcgtgcgtgtgtgtgtgtggggaaACGAAGAGACCATAACAATTGGATATGGTGATCAGAATGCAAGCCATACATTTGTTCTCTATGCTCAATTTTGTGGTAGGAGACAGAACGGTTGTGTTTGATGAAGTCATGGTTTGACAGGGTTTGACACTTAATGTATGTTTCATTCAAGATTGTGCATGTAAGAGTAAGAGTATTCTTCTTCCTGAATGGAAAGTTATTGGTAAGAGATCGTGGGCAAAAGTATTCTTTGATTGTGTTGTgttattagctttcttctcCAGCATTTCACATTCTTCTCCAGCAATAAGGTttaaagtattttctttttcatgtgtttggatATTGTCATattgggaaagaaaaaaaaaaagactagtgaatctttcctttgtttggattgtaaagggaaggaaaagggtaaaaatatatttttactttttatgtccttatatatgattaaaaatttaaatactaaaCATAAGTTAAGGGTGCATTAGTAATTTTATAACATAACTAGTCAAGGCAGCCCGTGCAAGGCACGTGCtagccatgaaaaaaaaaaaaaagtaatgattaaggtcaattttaaattttatttgtatcacaaaatataaatataaatcatttgatttttaaaatacataggaaaaaaaagtagtgattaagatcaattttagattttatttgtaacacaaaataaaaatataaatcatttgatttttaaaatacatagagatttacattaataaaaagagacattaattttaagaattttgataattatgttataaaaagttaatttcaATCATATAAGACCATGACAGATCCcagtctaatattttattattttattttgacctataacttacacctcaatagttgtgaatatattgtaataacaacaaaatgtcacgacatttttagttgtgctagatctcggtataatattttattattttattttgacccataaggaattgacacatacatcacaacactttcataatatctctatgtatacattgtacttaattacagtgtaaatttatattgtagacacaaaaaaattgg encodes:
- the LOC126706048 gene encoding uncharacterized protein LOC126706048, with translation MAMEERGKGSERWSGAITNLTEMASNLESLQKLLLKKAVFVDEETFAKASLSSEQARTIKVLEQRVETLERELDAAITAAARARSEKRQAEAAQKAAELHAQEITRELENTTKVFELHMEELRAKQGEISKRDEEIKVLQAIVQTLGGKVSHSANG